One Dokdonia sp. Dokd-P16 genomic window carries:
- a CDS encoding ABC-F family ATP-binding cassette domain-containing protein → MLNIHNLSVSFQGEYLFEEITFRLNGGDRVGLVGKNGAGKSTMLRIISGEQPYDTGSIAIEKEISIGFLKQDIDFVEGRTVLQESYEAFKEIKELEGKLDEINSQLATRTDYESEGYNQLMIDINDVQHQYEVHGGYNYKGETERILQGLGFKREDFDKLTDTFSGGWRMRIELAKLLLQNHDILLLDEPTNHLDIESIIWLETFLKGYSGAVAIVSHDKMFLDNVTNRTIEISLGRIYDYPKPYTEYLVLRKELREQQLASQKNQQKQIEQTEKLIEKFRAKASKATMAQSLIKKLDKIDRIEVDEDDNSVMTLKFPVSITPGKVVVEANDVEKSYGDKTVLQGIDLLVERNTKTAFVGQNGQGKSTLAKIIVGELAHQGDVKLGHNVQIGYFAQNQAEYLDGSKTVEETMIDAADERTRPLVRNILGSFLFRGEEVDKYVRVLSGGERNRLALAKLMLQPFNVLVMDEPTNHLDIKSKNVLKDSLKQFEGTLIVVSHDRDFLQGLTDRVYEFKDHRIREFLGDVDYYLEQREVSNLREIEKRDVIKKEAPVKSSKKSYEDQKKLKSLNNRLSKVESNINKLEREVKQLDAELATNYDETVAKPDFFDNYNGKKKKLDGYMEDWGKITEELDALN, encoded by the coding sequence ATGCTTAATATTCATAACCTTTCTGTCTCATTTCAAGGCGAATATCTTTTTGAAGAAATCACCTTCCGTCTTAATGGAGGAGATCGTGTGGGACTCGTAGGTAAAAACGGCGCGGGTAAATCTACCATGTTGCGCATTATTTCTGGCGAGCAACCTTATGATACTGGATCTATAGCTATTGAAAAAGAGATAAGTATAGGTTTTCTTAAGCAAGATATTGACTTTGTAGAAGGAAGAACTGTCCTTCAAGAATCTTATGAGGCTTTTAAAGAAATTAAAGAGCTAGAAGGTAAACTTGATGAGATTAATAGTCAGCTAGCTACTCGTACAGATTATGAGAGTGAGGGGTATAACCAATTAATGATTGATATTAATGATGTTCAACATCAATATGAGGTGCATGGTGGCTATAATTATAAAGGAGAGACAGAACGTATTCTTCAGGGACTAGGTTTTAAACGTGAAGATTTTGATAAGCTCACAGATACCTTTTCTGGAGGATGGCGCATGCGTATTGAGCTTGCAAAGCTATTACTTCAAAACCATGACATCCTATTGCTGGATGAGCCTACCAATCACTTAGATATAGAATCTATTATATGGCTTGAGACCTTCCTAAAAGGATATTCTGGAGCTGTGGCAATTGTGTCGCACGATAAAATGTTCTTAGATAACGTTACAAATCGAACCATTGAGATTTCTTTAGGTCGTATTTATGATTATCCAAAGCCATACACAGAGTACCTAGTCTTACGTAAAGAATTAAGAGAGCAGCAACTTGCTTCTCAAAAAAACCAGCAAAAGCAAATAGAGCAAACGGAGAAACTTATCGAGAAGTTTCGTGCAAAAGCATCTAAGGCTACTATGGCACAATCTCTTATTAAGAAGCTTGATAAGATAGATCGCATTGAAGTAGATGAAGATGATAATAGTGTGATGACGTTAAAATTTCCAGTATCTATTACTCCAGGAAAAGTTGTGGTAGAGGCAAACGATGTTGAGAAAAGCTATGGAGATAAGACAGTACTACAGGGGATAGATTTGCTTGTAGAGCGCAATACAAAGACTGCCTTTGTAGGGCAAAATGGTCAAGGTAAATCTACACTTGCCAAAATTATAGTAGGAGAACTAGCACACCAAGGTGATGTAAAGTTAGGGCACAATGTGCAAATAGGATACTTTGCTCAAAATCAAGCAGAATACTTAGACGGTTCAAAAACTGTGGAGGAAACAATGATCGATGCGGCAGATGAGCGCACTAGACCGCTTGTGCGTAATATTTTAGGTTCTTTTCTCTTTAGAGGAGAGGAAGTAGATAAATATGTGCGCGTACTTTCTGGAGGTGAACGTAACAGACTTGCACTGGCAAAATTGATGTTGCAGCCTTTTAATGTGCTTGTGATGGATGAACCTACTAACCACCTCGACATAAAATCTAAGAATGTTTTAAAGGATAGTCTTAAGCAGTTTGAAGGGACGCTTATCGTAGTATCTCACGATCGTGATTTCTTACAAGGTCTTACAGATCGCGTTTATGAATTTAAAGACCACCGTATACGTGAGTTTCTAGGTGATGTAGATTATTATCTTGAACAGCGCGAGGTGTCAAACTTACGGGAGATAGAAAAGAGAGATGTCATCAAAAAAGAGGCGCCAGTAAAAAGCTCTAAAAAATCATACGAAGATCAGAAGAAGCTTAAATCACTTAATAATAGGTTGAGTAAGGTGGAGTCTAATATCAACAAGCTTGAAAGAGAAGTGAAGCAACTTGATGCAGAGCTTGCAACTAATTATGATGAGACCGTGGCGAAGCCAGACTTCTTTGATAATTACAACGGCAAGAAAAAGAAGCTAGACGGCTATATGGAAGATTGGGGCAAAATCACAGAAGAGCTCGACGCTTTAAATTAA
- a CDS encoding DUF983 domain-containing protein — protein sequence MGILKGTKLNSIINGKCPVCHNESMYKNPNPYILSQTLKMHERCSHCNTKYKIEPSFFYGAMYVSYPVGIAFATAAFVITYLFFEANLVNSFIAIVGTMIVFMPVIMRLSRNIWINFFMKYDPAKDQLSS from the coding sequence ATGGGAATTCTAAAAGGCACTAAACTTAACAGTATTATTAATGGTAAATGCCCTGTTTGCCATAATGAGTCTATGTACAAAAACCCAAATCCGTACATACTTTCACAAACGCTCAAAATGCATGAGCGATGCTCACATTGCAACACAAAATATAAGATAGAACCTTCTTTCTTTTATGGAGCCATGTACGTGAGTTACCCTGTTGGCATTGCTTTTGCAACAGCTGCCTTTGTCATAACATATCTGTTCTTTGAGGCAAATCTTGTAAATTCTTTTATAGCGATTGTAGGAACTATGATTGTTTTCATGCCTGTAATCATGAGACTATCACGCAACATATGGATCAATTTCTTCATGAAGTATGACCCAGCCAAAGATCAACTGTCAAGCTAA